In Dama dama isolate Ldn47 chromosome X, ASM3311817v1, whole genome shotgun sequence, one genomic interval encodes:
- the ZMYM3 gene encoding zinc finger MYM-type protein 3 isoform X5, which produces MDPSDFPSPFDPLTLPEKPLAGDLPVDMEFGEDLLESQTAPTRGWAPPGPSPSSGALDLLDTPAGLEKDPGVLDGATELLGLGGLLYKAPSPPEVDHGPEGTLAWDASDQTLDPGPGGRTPEVVPPDPGSGANPSSPEGLLEPLAPDSPITLQSPHIEEEETTSIATGRRGSPGQEEELPQGQPQSPNGPPSPSVGETLGDGINSSQTKPGSPSPPAHPSLPGDGLTGKASEKPPERVQKRSERVRRVEPPKPEVVDSTESNDPNDEDFVPFRPRRSPRMSLRSSVAQRAGRSSVGTKMTCAHCRTPLQKGQTAYQRKGLPQLFCSSSCLTTFSKKPSGKKTCTFCKKEIWNTKDSVVAQTGSGGSFHEFCTSVCLSLYEAQQQRPIPQSGDPADATRCSICQKTGEVLHEVSNGSVVHRLCSDSCFSKFRANKGLKTNCCDQCGAYIYTKTGSPGPELLFHEGQQKRFCNTTCLGAYKKKNTRVYPCVWCKTLCKNFEMLSHVDRNGKTSLFCSLCCTTSYKVKQAGLTGPPRPCSFCRRSLSDPCYYNKVDRTVYQFCSPSCWTKFQRTSPEGGIHLSCHYCHSLFSGKPEVLDWQDQVFQFCCRDCCEDFKRLRGVVSQCEHCRQEKLLHEKLRFSGVEKSFCSEGCVLLYKQDFTKKLGLCCITCTYCSQTCQRGVTEQLDGSTWDFCSEDCKSKYLLWYCKAARCHACKRQGKLLETIHWRGQIRHFCNQQCLLRFYSQQNQPNLDTQSGPESLLNSQSSEAKPQTPAQTKVENSNTIKTLEENGNLGKVKIPVKTRPAPAAPTPPPPPPPPPAAPRKNKAAMCKPLMQNRGVSCKVEMKSKGSQTEEWKPQVIVLPIPVPIFVPVPMHLYCQKVPVPFTMPIPVPVPMFLPTTLESTDKIVETIEELKVKIPSNPLEADILAMAEMIAEAEELDKASSDLCDLVSNQSAEGLLEDCDLFGPARDDVLAMAVKMANVLDEPGQDLEADFPKNPLDINPSVDFLFDCGLVGPEDVSTEQDLPRTMRKGQKRLVLSESCSRDSMSSQPSCTGLNYSYGVNAWKCWVQSKYANGETSKGDELRFGPKPMRIKEDILACSAAELNYGLAQFVREITRPNGERYEPDSIYYLCLGIQQYLLENNRMVNIFTDLYYLTFVQELNKSLSTWQPTLLPNNTVFSRVEEEHLWECKQLGVYSPFVLLNTLMFFNTKFFGLQTAEEHMQLSFTNVVRQSRKCTTPRGTTKVVSIRYYAPVRQRKGRDTGPGKRKRDDEAPILEQRENRMNPLRCPVKFYEFYLSKCPESLRTRNDVFYLQPERSCIAESPLWYSVIPMDRSMLESMLNRILAVREIYEELGRPGEEDLD; this is translated from the exons ATGGATCCCAGTGATTTCCCCAGTCCGTTTGACCCGTTGACCCTGCCAGAGAAGCCCTTGGCTGGAGACCTTCCAGTAGACATGGAATTTGGAGAGGATCTACTGGAATCTCAGACTGCCCCAACTCGAGGATGGGCCCCCCCTGGCCCTTCTCCATCCTCGGGAGCCCTGGACCTGCTTGATACCCCTGCTGGCCTGGAAAAAGACCCTGGAGTCCTGGATGGAGCCACTGAGCTGCTGGGGCTGGGGGGGCTACTCTATAAAGCCCCCTCTCCCCCAGAGGTGGACCATGGTCCTGAGGGAACCCTTGCATGGGATGCAAGCGATCAGACCCTAGACCCTGGACCAGGGGGCAGGACCCCTGAGGTCGTGCCACCTGACCCAGGGTCTGGGGCAAATCCCTCTTCACCTGAGGGGCTACTAGAGCCTTTGGCTCCAGATTCTCCAATAACTCTGCAATCCCCACATATTGAAGAAGAGGAGACCACCTCCATAGCTACAGGGAGAAGGGGCTCccctgggcaggaggaggagctTCCCCAAGGGCAACCACAGAGCCCAAATGGCCCCCCCAGCCCTTCAGTGGGAGAGACTCTGGGGGATGGAATCAACAGTTCTCAGACCAAACCTGGGAGCCCTAGCCCCCCTGCACACCCTTCCTTGCCAG GAGATGGCCTGACTGGGAAGGCGAGTGAGAAGCCGCCTGAGAGG GTGCAGAAGAGAAGCGAGCGCGTTAGAAGAGTAGAGCCTCCAAAACCTGAGGTTGTGGATTCCACTGAGAGCA ATGACCCCAACGATGAGGACTTCGTGCCATTCCGGCCCCGGCGCTCTCCTCGCATGTCTCTACGCTCAAGCGTGGCACAGAGGGCCGGGCGCTCTTCAGTAGGCACCAAGATGACGTGTGCCCACTGCCGGACACCGCTGCAGAAGGGCCAGACAGCCTACCAGCGCAAGGGGCTGCCGCAGCTCTTCTGCTCTTCATCCTGTCTCACCACTTTCTCCAAGAAACCCTCTGGCAAAAAGACCTGCACCTTCTGCAAGAA GGAGATCTGGAACACCAAGGACTCAGTTGTGGCACAGACCGGTTCGGGAGGCTCCTTCCATGAGTTCTGCACATCCGTCTGTCTCTCCCTGTATGAGGCCCAGCAGCAGCGCCCAATCCCCCAGTCTGGGGATCCTGCTGATGCCACTCGCTGCAGCATATGCCAGAAGActggagag gtcCTGCATGAGGTCAGCAATGGCAGCGTGGTGCACCGGCTCTGCAGCGATTCTTGCTTCTCCAAATTCCGGGCCAACAAGGGACTGAAAACCAACTGTTGTGACCAGTGCGGGGCTTACATCTACACCAAGACTGGGAGCCCTGGCCCCGAGCTCCTCTTCCACGAGGGCCAACAAAAGCGGTTCTGCAACACAACCTGCTTGGGGGCATACAAGAAG AAAAACACACGGGTGTACCCATGTGTCTGGTGCAAGACCCTGTGTAAGAACTTTGAGATGCTATCCCATGTGGACCGTAATGGCAAGACCAGCTTGTtctgttccctgtgctgtaccacTTCTTACAAAGTGAAGCAGGCAGGGCTCACTG GCCCTCCCCGACCCTGCAGCTTCTGCCGCCGCAGCCTCTCTGACCCCTGTTACTACAACAAGGTTGATCGCACAGTCTACCAATTCTGCAGCCCCAGCTGCTGGACCAAGTTCCAG CGCACGAGCCCTGAGGGGGGCATTCACCTGAGCTGTCACTACTGCCACAGCCTCTTCAGTGGCAAGCCTGAGGTCTTGGACTGGCAG GACCAGGTGTTCCAGTTCTGCTGTCGTGATTGCTGTGAGGACTTCAAGCGCCTCCGGGGTGTGGTGTCCCAGTGTGAGCATTGCCGGCAGGAGAAACTCCTGCATGAGAAGCTCCGATTCAGTGGGGTGGAGAAGAGCTTCTGCAGTGAAG GCTGTGTGCTGCTATACAAACAGGACTTCACTAAGAAGCTGGGATTATGCTGTATCACTTGTACTTATTGCTCCCAGACCTGCCAACGTGGAGTCACCGAGCAGCTGGATGGCAGCACCTGGGACTTCTGCAGCGAGGACTGTAAGAGCAAGTACCTGCTGTGGTACTGCAAG GCTGCCCGGTGCCATGCCTGTAAGCGCCAGGGGAAGCTGCTGGAGACCATCCACTGGCGTGGGCAGATCCGTCATTTCTGCAACCAACAGTGTCTGCTGCGCTTCTACAGCCAGCAGAACCAACCCAACCTGGATACCCAGAGTGGGCCTGAAAGCCTCCTGAACA GTCAGTCTTCTGAGGCAAAGCCCCAGACACCCGCTCAAACCAAAGTGGAGAACAGCAACACCATAAAGACCCTAGAGGAAAATGGAAATCTGGGCAAGGTCAAG ATCCCTGTGAAGACCCGACCAGCCCCCGCTGCTCCCACTCCTCCACCACCACCGCCTCCACCCCCAGCAGCACCCCGCAAAAACAAAGCTGCCATGTGTAAACCACTAATGCAGAATCGGGGGGTCTCCTGCAAGGTGGAGATGAAGTCCAAAGGGAGTCAGACAG AAGAGTGGAAGCCACAGGTGATCGTGCTGCCCATCCCAGTGCCCATCTTTGTGCCAGTGCCTATGCATCTGTACTGCCAGAAAGTGCCGGTGCCTTTCACAATGCCTATCCCG GTGCCTGTGCCGATGTTCCTGCCCACTACCTTGGAGAGCACAGATAAGATTGTGGAGACCATTGAGGAGCTGAAGGTGAAGATCCCGTCTAACCCCTTGGAGGCTGATATCCTGGCTATGGCAGAGATGATCGCAGAGGCCGAGGAGTTGGACAAGGCCTCATCTGACCTTTGTG ATCTTGTGAGCAACCAGAGTGCGGAGGGACTTCTGGAAGACTGTGACCTGTTTGGGCCAGCTCGGGATGATGTCCTGGCCATGGCCGTCAAGATGGCCAATGTGTTGGATGAGCCTGGACAAGACTTGGAGGCAGACTTCCCCAAGA ATCCTTTGGACATTAACCCCAGTGTGGACTTCCTTTTTGATTGTGGCCTGGTAGGGCCTGAGGACGTGTCTACTGAACAAGACCTTCCCCGAACCATGAGGAAG gGTCAAAAGCGGCTGGTGCTTTCAGAGAGCTGTTCCCGGGACTCCATGAGCAGCCAGCCTAGTTGTACTGGACTCAACTATTCCTATGGTGTCAATGCTTGGAAGTGCTGGGTGCAGTCAAAATATGCCAATGGAGAAACTAGCAAGGGTGATGAGCTGCGCTTTGGCC CCAAACCTATGCGTATCAAGGAGGATATTCTGGCCTGTTCAGCTGCTGAACTCAACTACGGTTTGGCCCAGTTTGTGAGAGAAATCACTCGACCCAATGGTGAACGATATGAACCTGATAGCATCTACTATCTGTGTCTTGGCATCCAACAG taccTCTTGGAAAATAACCGAATGGTGAACATTTTCACGGACCTTTACTACCTGACTTTTGTTCAAGAACTCAACAAGTCTCTGAGTACCTGGCAGCCCACGCTCCTCCCTAACA ATACGGTGTTCTCCCGAGTAGAGGAAGAGCACCTCTGGGAGTGTAAGCAGCTGGGGGTCTACTCCCCCTTTGTCCTTCTCAACACactcatgttcttcaacactaaGTTTTTTGGGCTTCAGACAGCAGAGGAACACATGCAGCTCTCCTTCACCAATGTGGTGCGGCAGTCCCGCAAGTGTACCACCCCTCGGGGCACCACCAAGGTGGTGAGCATTCGCTACTATGCTCCTGTCCGCCAGAGGAAAGGGCGAG ACACAGGTCCTGGGAAACGGAAGAGAGATGACGAAGCCCCCATCTTAGAGCAGCGTGAGAACCGCATGAATCCCCTCCGCTGCCCCGTCAAGTTCTATGAATTCTATCTCTCAAAATG TCCTGAAAGCCTCCGGACTCGCAACGATGTGTTCTACCTGCAACCTGAGCGGTCCTGCATCGCTGAGTCACCTCTCTGGTATTCTGTGatccccatggaccgcagcatgttGGAGAGCATGCTCAATCGCATTCTGGCTGTGCGTGAGATTTATGAGGAGCTGGGTCGTCCTGGGGAGGAAGACCtggactga
- the ZMYM3 gene encoding zinc finger MYM-type protein 3 isoform X6, which produces MDPSDFPSPFDPLTLPEKPLAGDLPVDMEFGEDLLESQTAPTRGWAPPGPSPSSGALDLLDTPAGLEKDPGVLDGATELLGLGGLLYKAPSPPEVDHGPEGTLAWDASDQTLDPGPGGRTPEVVPPDPGSGANPSSPEGLLEPLAPDSPITLQSPHIEEEETTSIATGRRGSPGQEEELPQGQPQSPNGPPSPSVGETLGDGINSSQTKPGSPSPPAHPSLPGDGLTGKASEKPPERKRSERVRRVEPPKPEVVDSTESNDPNDEDFVPFRPRRSPRMSLRSSVAQRAGRSSVGTKMTCAHCRTPLQKGQTAYQRKGLPQLFCSSSCLTTFSKKPSGKKTCTFCKKEIWNTKDSVVAQTGSGGSFHEFCTSVCLSLYEAQQQRPIPQSGDPADATRCSICQKTGEVLHEVSNGSVVHRLCSDSCFSKFRANKGLKTNCCDQCGAYIYTKTGSPGPELLFHEGQQKRFCNTTCLGAYKKKNTRVYPCVWCKTLCKNFEMLSHVDRNGKTSLFCSLCCTTSYKVKQAGLTGPPRPCSFCRRSLSDPCYYNKVDRTVYQFCSPSCWTKFQRTSPEGGIHLSCHYCHSLFSGKPEVLDWQDQVFQFCCRDCCEDFKRLRGVVSQCEHCRQEKLLHEKLRFSGVEKSFCSEGCVLLYKQDFTKKLGLCCITCTYCSQTCQRGVTEQLDGSTWDFCSEDCKSKYLLWYCKAARCHACKRQGKLLETIHWRGQIRHFCNQQCLLRFYSQQNQPNLDTQSGPESLLNSQSSEAKPQTPAQTKVENSNTIKTLEENGNLGKVKIPVKTRPAPAAPTPPPPPPPPPAAPRKNKAAMCKPLMQNRGVSCKVEMKSKGSQTEEWKPQVIVLPIPVPIFVPVPMHLYCQKVPVPFTMPIPVPVPMFLPTTLESTDKIVETIEELKVKIPSNPLEADILAMAEMIAEAEELDKASSDLCDLVSNQSAEGLLEDCDLFGPARDDVLAMAVKMANVLDEPGQDLEADFPKNPLDINPSVDFLFDCGLVGPEDVSTEQDLPRTMRKGQKRLVLSESCSRDSMSSQPSCTGLNYSYGVNAWKCWVQSKYANGETSKGDELRFGPKPMRIKEDILACSAAELNYGLAQFVREITRPNGERYEPDSIYYLCLGIQQYLLENNRMVNIFTDLYYLTFVQELNKSLSTWQPTLLPNNTVFSRVEEEHLWECKQLGVYSPFVLLNTLMFFNTKFFGLQTAEEHMQLSFTNVVRQSRKCTTPRGTTKVVSIRYYAPVRQRKGRDTGPGKRKRDDEAPILEQRENRMNPLRCPVKFYEFYLSKCPESLRTRNDVFYLQPERSCIAESPLWYSVIPMDRSMLESMLNRILAVREIYEELGRPGEEDLD; this is translated from the exons ATGGATCCCAGTGATTTCCCCAGTCCGTTTGACCCGTTGACCCTGCCAGAGAAGCCCTTGGCTGGAGACCTTCCAGTAGACATGGAATTTGGAGAGGATCTACTGGAATCTCAGACTGCCCCAACTCGAGGATGGGCCCCCCCTGGCCCTTCTCCATCCTCGGGAGCCCTGGACCTGCTTGATACCCCTGCTGGCCTGGAAAAAGACCCTGGAGTCCTGGATGGAGCCACTGAGCTGCTGGGGCTGGGGGGGCTACTCTATAAAGCCCCCTCTCCCCCAGAGGTGGACCATGGTCCTGAGGGAACCCTTGCATGGGATGCAAGCGATCAGACCCTAGACCCTGGACCAGGGGGCAGGACCCCTGAGGTCGTGCCACCTGACCCAGGGTCTGGGGCAAATCCCTCTTCACCTGAGGGGCTACTAGAGCCTTTGGCTCCAGATTCTCCAATAACTCTGCAATCCCCACATATTGAAGAAGAGGAGACCACCTCCATAGCTACAGGGAGAAGGGGCTCccctgggcaggaggaggagctTCCCCAAGGGCAACCACAGAGCCCAAATGGCCCCCCCAGCCCTTCAGTGGGAGAGACTCTGGGGGATGGAATCAACAGTTCTCAGACCAAACCTGGGAGCCCTAGCCCCCCTGCACACCCTTCCTTGCCAG GAGATGGCCTGACTGGGAAGGCGAGTGAGAAGCCGCCTGAGAGG AAGAGAAGCGAGCGCGTTAGAAGAGTAGAGCCTCCAAAACCTGAGGTTGTGGATTCCACTGAGAGCA ATGACCCCAACGATGAGGACTTCGTGCCATTCCGGCCCCGGCGCTCTCCTCGCATGTCTCTACGCTCAAGCGTGGCACAGAGGGCCGGGCGCTCTTCAGTAGGCACCAAGATGACGTGTGCCCACTGCCGGACACCGCTGCAGAAGGGCCAGACAGCCTACCAGCGCAAGGGGCTGCCGCAGCTCTTCTGCTCTTCATCCTGTCTCACCACTTTCTCCAAGAAACCCTCTGGCAAAAAGACCTGCACCTTCTGCAAGAA GGAGATCTGGAACACCAAGGACTCAGTTGTGGCACAGACCGGTTCGGGAGGCTCCTTCCATGAGTTCTGCACATCCGTCTGTCTCTCCCTGTATGAGGCCCAGCAGCAGCGCCCAATCCCCCAGTCTGGGGATCCTGCTGATGCCACTCGCTGCAGCATATGCCAGAAGActggagag gtcCTGCATGAGGTCAGCAATGGCAGCGTGGTGCACCGGCTCTGCAGCGATTCTTGCTTCTCCAAATTCCGGGCCAACAAGGGACTGAAAACCAACTGTTGTGACCAGTGCGGGGCTTACATCTACACCAAGACTGGGAGCCCTGGCCCCGAGCTCCTCTTCCACGAGGGCCAACAAAAGCGGTTCTGCAACACAACCTGCTTGGGGGCATACAAGAAG AAAAACACACGGGTGTACCCATGTGTCTGGTGCAAGACCCTGTGTAAGAACTTTGAGATGCTATCCCATGTGGACCGTAATGGCAAGACCAGCTTGTtctgttccctgtgctgtaccacTTCTTACAAAGTGAAGCAGGCAGGGCTCACTG GCCCTCCCCGACCCTGCAGCTTCTGCCGCCGCAGCCTCTCTGACCCCTGTTACTACAACAAGGTTGATCGCACAGTCTACCAATTCTGCAGCCCCAGCTGCTGGACCAAGTTCCAG CGCACGAGCCCTGAGGGGGGCATTCACCTGAGCTGTCACTACTGCCACAGCCTCTTCAGTGGCAAGCCTGAGGTCTTGGACTGGCAG GACCAGGTGTTCCAGTTCTGCTGTCGTGATTGCTGTGAGGACTTCAAGCGCCTCCGGGGTGTGGTGTCCCAGTGTGAGCATTGCCGGCAGGAGAAACTCCTGCATGAGAAGCTCCGATTCAGTGGGGTGGAGAAGAGCTTCTGCAGTGAAG GCTGTGTGCTGCTATACAAACAGGACTTCACTAAGAAGCTGGGATTATGCTGTATCACTTGTACTTATTGCTCCCAGACCTGCCAACGTGGAGTCACCGAGCAGCTGGATGGCAGCACCTGGGACTTCTGCAGCGAGGACTGTAAGAGCAAGTACCTGCTGTGGTACTGCAAG GCTGCCCGGTGCCATGCCTGTAAGCGCCAGGGGAAGCTGCTGGAGACCATCCACTGGCGTGGGCAGATCCGTCATTTCTGCAACCAACAGTGTCTGCTGCGCTTCTACAGCCAGCAGAACCAACCCAACCTGGATACCCAGAGTGGGCCTGAAAGCCTCCTGAACA GTCAGTCTTCTGAGGCAAAGCCCCAGACACCCGCTCAAACCAAAGTGGAGAACAGCAACACCATAAAGACCCTAGAGGAAAATGGAAATCTGGGCAAGGTCAAG ATCCCTGTGAAGACCCGACCAGCCCCCGCTGCTCCCACTCCTCCACCACCACCGCCTCCACCCCCAGCAGCACCCCGCAAAAACAAAGCTGCCATGTGTAAACCACTAATGCAGAATCGGGGGGTCTCCTGCAAGGTGGAGATGAAGTCCAAAGGGAGTCAGACAG AAGAGTGGAAGCCACAGGTGATCGTGCTGCCCATCCCAGTGCCCATCTTTGTGCCAGTGCCTATGCATCTGTACTGCCAGAAAGTGCCGGTGCCTTTCACAATGCCTATCCCG GTGCCTGTGCCGATGTTCCTGCCCACTACCTTGGAGAGCACAGATAAGATTGTGGAGACCATTGAGGAGCTGAAGGTGAAGATCCCGTCTAACCCCTTGGAGGCTGATATCCTGGCTATGGCAGAGATGATCGCAGAGGCCGAGGAGTTGGACAAGGCCTCATCTGACCTTTGTG ATCTTGTGAGCAACCAGAGTGCGGAGGGACTTCTGGAAGACTGTGACCTGTTTGGGCCAGCTCGGGATGATGTCCTGGCCATGGCCGTCAAGATGGCCAATGTGTTGGATGAGCCTGGACAAGACTTGGAGGCAGACTTCCCCAAGA ATCCTTTGGACATTAACCCCAGTGTGGACTTCCTTTTTGATTGTGGCCTGGTAGGGCCTGAGGACGTGTCTACTGAACAAGACCTTCCCCGAACCATGAGGAAG gGTCAAAAGCGGCTGGTGCTTTCAGAGAGCTGTTCCCGGGACTCCATGAGCAGCCAGCCTAGTTGTACTGGACTCAACTATTCCTATGGTGTCAATGCTTGGAAGTGCTGGGTGCAGTCAAAATATGCCAATGGAGAAACTAGCAAGGGTGATGAGCTGCGCTTTGGCC CCAAACCTATGCGTATCAAGGAGGATATTCTGGCCTGTTCAGCTGCTGAACTCAACTACGGTTTGGCCCAGTTTGTGAGAGAAATCACTCGACCCAATGGTGAACGATATGAACCTGATAGCATCTACTATCTGTGTCTTGGCATCCAACAG taccTCTTGGAAAATAACCGAATGGTGAACATTTTCACGGACCTTTACTACCTGACTTTTGTTCAAGAACTCAACAAGTCTCTGAGTACCTGGCAGCCCACGCTCCTCCCTAACA ATACGGTGTTCTCCCGAGTAGAGGAAGAGCACCTCTGGGAGTGTAAGCAGCTGGGGGTCTACTCCCCCTTTGTCCTTCTCAACACactcatgttcttcaacactaaGTTTTTTGGGCTTCAGACAGCAGAGGAACACATGCAGCTCTCCTTCACCAATGTGGTGCGGCAGTCCCGCAAGTGTACCACCCCTCGGGGCACCACCAAGGTGGTGAGCATTCGCTACTATGCTCCTGTCCGCCAGAGGAAAGGGCGAG ACACAGGTCCTGGGAAACGGAAGAGAGATGACGAAGCCCCCATCTTAGAGCAGCGTGAGAACCGCATGAATCCCCTCCGCTGCCCCGTCAAGTTCTATGAATTCTATCTCTCAAAATG TCCTGAAAGCCTCCGGACTCGCAACGATGTGTTCTACCTGCAACCTGAGCGGTCCTGCATCGCTGAGTCACCTCTCTGGTATTCTGTGatccccatggaccgcagcatgttGGAGAGCATGCTCAATCGCATTCTGGCTGTGCGTGAGATTTATGAGGAGCTGGGTCGTCCTGGGGAGGAAGACCtggactga